Genomic window (Thermanaeromonas sp. C210):
GAGAAGACTCCTTTTATTACCCTTTTGGAAGGAAACACCCCCCTCATTCCGGCCCCCAATCTTTCCCGGGACCTGGGCATAAAGCTGTACTTTAAATACGAAGGACTTAATCCAACGGGATCGTTTAAAGACCGGGGCATGGTAATGGCGGTGGCCAAGGCCGTGGAGAGCGGTTCGCGGGCCATCATGTGTGCTTCCACCGGCAATACTTCTGCCTCCGCCGCCGCCTACGCTGCCCGGTGCGGGCTGAAATGCAGCGTGCTGATACCCGAGGGGAACATCGCCTTAGGAAAGCTGGCCCAGGCTCTGTTTTACGGTGCCCAGGTTATAGCCGTTCAAGGGAATTTTGACGCTGCCCTGAACCTTGTACGTAAAATCACAGCCGAACATCCTATCACCCTGGTGAATTCCCTGAATCCCTACCGCCTCGAAGGCCAAAAAACTGCAGCTTTTGAAGTTTGCGATGCCTTAGGGGAAGCCCCCGACTACCTGGCCATCCCCGTAGGCAATGCTGGCAATATAACCGCCTACTGGCGGGGATTTAAGGAATACCGGGCCGCCGGGAAAACGGAGAGGCTGCCGCGGATGATCGGTTTTCAGGCCGAGGGAGCTGCTCCCATCGTAAGGGGGGAGGTAGTACCCAATCCCGAGACGGTGGCCACCGCCATCCGTATTGGAAACCCTGCCAGCTGGAAGCCCGCAGTAGAGGCGGCCAGGGAATCGGGCGGGTTTATTGATTGCGTGAGCGATGAGGAGATCCTGTCGGCCCAGCGCCTTTTGGCAACGGTGGAGGGGATTTTTGCGGAGCCGGCTTCGGCCGCCTCCCTGGCAGGGGTGCTTAAATACAGGCAGAAAGGCCTCTTCAGGCCCGGGGACCGCGTAGTTTGCGTCCTTACCGGCCATGGGCTTAAGGACCCCAATATCGCCATCCAGCAGGTGGCAGAGCCCCTTTCGCTACCGGCCGACGAGCAGGCTGTACTGGATGTTGTTTTGTAGGAAGGCGGGAAAAAGGTTATGCCCCGAGTGCGGGTGCCGGCTACGACGGCCAACCTGGGCCCTGGTTTTGATGCCTTAGGGCTGGCCCTAAATCTATATGATTATATTTCGGTAGAAGAAGCGCCTGGATTGGAGATAACAGTCCGGGGAGAGGGTGAGGGAAGCATCCCGCGGGGACCGGAAAATATCGCCTACCGGGCAGTACGGGCGGTTTATGCGCGGGTAGGACGGGAGGCTCCGGGTTTCCGCATTACATTTGACAACAGCATCCCGGTGGCCCGCGGGCTGGGTTCCAGCGCCGCGGCGGTAGTGGGCGGCCTGGTAGGAGCCAATGCCCTGTTGGGTTGTCCCCTTGGGGAGGAAGAACTCGTCTCCCTGGCCGCCGAGCTGGAAGGCCATCCCGACAATGTTGTGCCCGCCCTGGTCGGGGGTTTGGTGGTAGCGGCCCTAAACGGGAGACAAGTGTACTATCAGAGGCTAGAGCCGCCCGAGGGTCTTTGTTTGCAGGTGGCCGTACCGCACTTCAGCCTCTCCACCAGGGTTTCCCGCGGTGTACTGCCATCAATGGTTTCCGTCGAGGATGCAGTCTTCAATCTCAGCCGCACAGCCCTTCTAATTGCAGCCGCCCAGGTGGGGAACCTGGAATTGATGGGCAAGGCCATGGAAGACCGCCTGCACCAGCCCTATCGGCTCCCTCTGGTACCGGGAATGGCACGTGTTTTTGCCGCGGCCATGGAAGCAGGCGCCTTGGCGGTAACCCTGAGCGGTTCCGGGCCTACGGTCATCGCCTACTGTCGCGGTAGCTGTCCCCGGGTGGGGGAGGCCATGAAAAAGGCCTTTCAAAAACACGGGGTGGATTGCCAGATTAAAGAACTGCAACCTTGCCGCGAAGGAGCTACCCTGTGTTAAAGAAAAGTCTAAAAAGATATAGGAAGAAGTTAGAGTGGGAGAGGATTAATCCATGGCACTTATCGTGCAAAAATACGGCGGTACGTCGGTGGATGGGCCAGAAAGAGTAAAGAACGTGGCCAGGAGGGTAGTGGAAACCAAACGGGCCGGCAACCAGGTAGTCGTAGTGGTCTCTGCCCCGGGAGACACCACCGATAAGCTCATTGCCATGGCCAAGGAAATTACCTCCAATCCGCCGGCCCGCGAGCTGGATATGCTTATGGCCACGGGAGAACAAATGTCCATTGCCCTCTTGGCCATGGCCATCCAGGAGCTGGGTGAACCTGTAATCTCTCTCACCGGAGCGCAGGTCGGCATTCTTACCGACGGCGTCCATACCAAAGCGCGGATCCTGGAGGTGAGCTGTGATCGCCTGAGGAGGGAACTCGACGCGGGCAGGATCGTAATCGTGGCGGGTTTTCAGGGCGTCACCTGTGACAACGAGATCACCACCCTGGGCCGGGGAGGTTCCGACACTACAGCAGTGGCCGTAGCGGCAGCCTTGAAGGCCGAAGTATGTCAGATCTACACCGACGTAGACGGGGTTTATACCGCTGACCCGCGAATTGTTCCCGGCGCCCGCAAGCTGGCGACCATATCCTACGATGAAATGTTAGAGCTGGCCAGTTTGGGAGCCCAGGTCTTGCAGCCGCGTTCGGTAGAATTTGCCAAATTACACGGGGTGGTGCTGGAAGTCCGGTCCAGCTTTAATTACCATGAAGGTACCCTGGTAAAAGAGGTGAACGATATGGAGAGGCAAATGGTGGTGACCGGGGTCGCCGGTGACCGGAATGTGGCCAGGATAGCAATCTACGACGTACCCGACCGTCCCGGGATTGCTAAAGTTCTTTTTGAAGCCCTGGCCCGGGAGAGCATTAACGTAGATATGATCGTCCAGAGCGCCATGCGGGACGGCGTTAACGACATCGCCTTTACCGTAGCAAGGGATGATTTGGCCAAGGCCCTGGAAGTCACCCAAAAGGCAAAGGAAGAGATCGGGGCCACCTCCGTGGCCTATGATGATAAGGTGGCCAAGGTATCCATTGTAGGCGCCGGCATGATTACCAACCCGGGTGTGGCCGCGGGCATGTTCGCCTGCCTGGCGGAAGAAGGCATCAATATCCATATGATCAGTACTTCCGAGATTAAAGTATCCTGTATTATCGACGAAGAACATCTCGCCAGGGCCATGCGAGCTTTGCATAAATGGTTCGGACTGGACTAAACCCGAAGGTAATTGCCGGTGAACCTAAATATTAACAAGCCCGGGGTCCATTCAGTTACCCCGGGTTTGGACTTTTTCGGAAGGGGTTTGGCTCGAGCTAAATTCTGAGACCTGGTTGCGGATGCGAATACTGCGCTTGAATTCTATCAGTATATCCAATATCTCGTGCAAGAAGGGGCTACCAAAGGTAGACATTAAACCCACAGCGATCATGTTAAGCAACAGATACAGGCCGGGGTAGGATGTTTTTATACCGGCAAAGGCGGCGCCCAATCCTAAGAGGCCAAAGACGTCCACGGCTGCTATACCTGCCAGAAGAGCGGAAACGATGGCATTGGCTAGCAAGACCCTTAGTTGCCGCCTTTTTTCCAGCACGGGGTCGTCTAGTTTCTGCCCCAGCCACGGCCATCGCCCCTTGAGCTGTTCTACTATTCCCTGGGCAGCAGCAAAGATGGCCCCCAGGATCCCCAGGAGTTGGCTCAGATCATCCATGGCCGTTCACCCCTGACTTTAATAATATGCTTTATAATCAGGATATTAATGCGGCCGGGGCCTTGCTACTTCGGGGAGGTTCCGGTATAATAGAACCAGCCACAACTTACCTACTAGGGGACGAGTTAAGCTGCCTGACGGCAGCGAGGGGAAGTCAGTGAGATTCTGACGCGGTCCCGCCACTGTGACAGGGAGCGAGCCCACAAACTAAAGACTAAAGAGCCACTGGGCCTTGGCCTGGGAAGGCGTGGGCAAGCGAGGAACTGGAGCCAGGAGACCCGCTCGTTCCCGTATGGTACCATATCCCTACGGCGGATAGGGGGTGGTGCGGGTTAGCTACCTTCCGTGATCATGTAGGGCGGAAGGTTTTAATTTTATTTGGGAGGAAAGCCCTCAAAACTTAAACGGGGTGCCTAGTTGGCAGGTAAGGAGGGCTCGCCTAAGAATCCCCTTGTGAAGGGATTTTTGAGGCCGGCCTTTTAAGCCGGGGCGGTGGAAACTCGCCGACAGGGTTCGCGAGAGGAATTTTAAGGATTATCCGGCAAGGGATGTCCATGGAATTTTATCAAAGGAGGAAGAGTATGTACCGGCGCACCTCTTTAATAGGGATATTAGGAACATACCTTATGTTAATTTCTTTAATCCTGCCGCGCCCGGCCTATGCCATGCACATTATGGAAGGCTTTTTGCCCCTGGGGTGGGCAGGCTTCTGGTTCCTGGCAGTAATTCCCTTCTGGGTGGCAGGCTTGCTCGCCGTAAAGGCTAAAGTGCAGGGGAACCCCTCCTTAAAGCTATTGCTGGGCCTGGCCGGCGCTTTCGCCTTTGTGCTTTCGGCGTTAAAACTCCCTTCAGTGACGGGAAGCTGCTCGCATCCCACGGGAGTAGGGCTGGGCGCTATACTCTTTGGGCCCTTAGTAATGAGCCTTTTAGGAGCCATTGTGCTGCTATTTCAGGCTCTGCTATTAGCCCACGGGGGTCTTACCACCCTGGGAGCCAATACTTTTTCCATGGCGGTGGTTGGCCCCCTGGTATCTTACGGTACTTACAAGCTATTGCAGAAAGTGAAAGCTCCCCTGTGGCTGGCCACCTTCCTGGCTGCCGCCCTGGGCGACCTGTTAACGTATGTTACTACGGCCTTCCAGTTAGCCCTGGCTTTCCCGGCTCAGCAAGGAGGAATTAGTGCTTCCTTTATAAAGTTCATGGGTATTTTTGCCCTGACCCAGATACCCTTGACCGTCATTGAGGGATTGTTGACGGTTGTGGTGTTTAACTTCCTGGTCGCCTATAGCAGGCAAGAATTGAAAGATTTGGCCGTGCTCAGCTAAGAGAGGGGGAAAAGCAGGTGAATATAACCCACAAGAATGTTATCCTCCTCTTACTTGCTTTGGCGCTAATATTAACCCCCTTTATTGTTCAACAAGGAGCCGACTTCGCCGGAGCCGACGGGAAGGCCCAAGAAATTATCGGGGAGGTCCAGCCCGGATATCAGCCCTGGTTTTCCTCTTTATGGGAACCCCCCAGCGGCGAGGTAGAGAGTTTCCTGTTTGCAGTGCAGGCGGCGCTGGGCAGTGGGTTTGTTTGTTACTACCTGGGCTACCTGAAGGGCAAGGCTGTAAGTGAGAAAAGACAGGGGTAGAACCAGGGGCGTAGGTTATTCCCGGGGGCGGGACCCTTACCGAGACCCGGCAAGGAAGCGACCGGAGTATGCTTAGTATAGAGCGATACGCCTACAGCAATAAATGGCGGAAGGTCCACCCGGGAGAAAAAGTGGCCCTAGCCGTAGGCACCTTGGTCCTGGCTTTGAACGCCGGGTGCCTGTGGACCTCTCTAGCCATCTTGGCTTTAACGGCCTGGCTCTTGGTCGCCGTAGCCGGCGTCCCCCTCCGCTTCTACCTCCGCTTGCTGGTGATACCCCTTGCTTTCTTAGCGGCCGGCGTTATAGCCTTAGTAATTACCGTGACGTGGGAAGGATCTCGGGAGATGCTCTACAGCGTGAGCATCGGAAGTTTAACGGTAGGAATAGCCGGGCAGGATGTGGTCAGGGCGGGGAGGCTCTTATTACGCGTCCTCTCCGGCGTTTCCTGTCTCTACTTCCTGGCCCTTACTACACCGGTAACAGAAATTATGCGGGTGTTCCGCCGGGTGGGGATACCGTCCCTTTTCCTGGAACTGATGGCCCTGGTCTATCGCTTTACTTTTGTGTTATGGGAGACAGCTGCAAGTATGTATGTGTCCCAAGCTTCCCGGCTGGGATACAGCTCGTGGTGCAGATCCTTATCGTCACTAGGCCAATTGGTCGCCAACCTGTTTCTAAAAAGCTTTCAGAGGTCACAAATGCTGAATGCCGCCCTCCTTGCGCGGGGATTCGACGGTGAGTTTAGGGTGCTGGAGCCCGCCTACTGCTTCTCCAAGCGCCGTATACTCCTTATTGTTCTCTGGTTGGTGTTCCTGGTAGTCCTGGACCGGTACGGCGGAGGTGAAGGATTTGGAGGCTATTTTGGCCGCCCGTGACCTTGAGTTTACCTACCCCGATGGAACCGCCGCTTTGCGGGGCCTTTCTCTAGAGATAGAACGGGGGAGTAAAGTGGCCGTTTTGGGCCCTAATGGGGCGGGCAAGTCGACCCTTTTCTTGCATTTTAACGGTATTTTTCGGCCCCGGCGGGGGAAGATATTCTGGCAAGGGCAGGAAGTCCACTATGACCGCTCCTCATTGGCCGGTTTGCGCCAGAAGGTGGGGATCGTTTTTCAAGACCCGGACTCCCAGCTTTTTGCGGCCAGCGTATTCCAGGAGGTCTCCTTTGGCCCCTTAAATGTGGGTCTGCCGTCGGACGAAGTAAAGAGGCGGGTAGAAGAGGCGATGGCTGCCACCGGCATAACGGACCTGGCGGATAAGCCCACCCATTTCCTGAGCTATGGACAAAAAAAGAGGGTTTGTATCGCAGCCGTCCTGGCCATGGAACCGGAGGTGATAATCTTAGACGAGCCCACGGCTTCCCTCGATCCTTACCTTAGCAGTCAGGTTATCGGTCTGATGGATGAAATTAATCGAGCGGGGAAGACGGTGGTCCTTTCCACCCATGATGTAGACCTGGCTTACTCCTGGGCCGACCGGATTTTTGTCCTGAAATCGGGGCAATTGCTGGCCGGAGGGCGGCCGGAAGAGGTATTTCTCCAGTCTCAAATGATCCAGGAAGCCGGGTTGACTTTACCGTGGATACTGGAGGTGTACCTGGAGCTCCAAAAGAGAGGTTGGTCCCTAGGGCCTAGGCCACCCCGCTGTAAAGAAGCCCTTTGGGCCTGCCTTCCCTCGGCCTCCCAAGCCCCCGGGCCGATGCTCAAACTAGCCAAGGGGTAGTGCTATAATATATAAAACGGAGGTGTTAAGGTGGGCCGCGAGGTTACTCTTTTCACTTTTCCTTCAACTTATTATGCCTTGAGTGCGGAGAGGGCTTTGAAGGAAGCGGGGTTACAGGGCCAGCTAATACCCATGCCCCGAGAGCTCAGCTCTTTATGCGGTCTGGCCCTCGAGGTCGAAACTGCGGAAGAAGAAAAGGTCCTGCCTGTGCTGCGTTCTTCTGTAAAGATAGAAAAAAAGGTAAGGGCCATCAAGTCAAGGGGTTTGGTAGAAAAAATTGTGGAAGTGCAGGAACTGTGCCCTCCCCCAGAGTAAATCAGAAATACCGCAGGATGTTATAGACGTTGTCCCTCTGAGCCGGCCGGAAGCCGGCATTTTTAATCACCCGGATAATTTCCCCTTGGGAGCAGCGGTGATGAGCTCCCGCAGCCCTGACTACGTTTTCTTCCAGCATGGTGGACCCGAAGTCATTGGCGCCGAAGGATAAGGCTATCTGAGCCACCTTGGGTCCCTGAGTCACCCAGGAAACTTGGATATTGGGCACATTGTCCAGGTAGACGCGGCTTACGGCTAGGGTACGGAGGTAGTCCAGGGCCGTAGGCGCTGTACCTCCCAGGGCGGTATTTCCGGGCTGGTAAGTCCAGGGAATAAAGGCGGTGAAGCCCCCGGTTTTATCCTGCAAAGAGCGAATGGCTTCCAGGTGGGCTATACGGTCGGCTAGGGTATCCCGGCTCCCGAACATCATGGTAGCCGTAGTCTTAAGGCCTAACCGGTGGGCTGTAGCCATGACCTCCAGCCACCTCTCCGTCCTGGTCTTGCGGGGGCTTATTACCTGGCGTACACGGTCAACCAAAATCTCCGCTCCGCCGCCCGGCAGGGAGTCCAGACCGCTGGCTATGAGGCGGCGCAGAACTTCCTCAATGCTCAAGCCGCTCTTCTGGGCCAGGTAATCTATCTCCACTGGAGAAAGGGAATGGAGCTTTATAGGATAACGTTCTTTAATGCTCTTAAACAGGTCTTCAAAATAAGAAAGGGATAGCTCCGGATGCAGACCGCCTTGCATTAGGATTTGCGTCCCGCCTACAGCTATTGTTTCTTCAATCTTGGCAAAAATTTCTTCCTTGCTTAAGAAATAGCCTTCCGGGTGTCCCGGCGGGCGGTAGAAGGCACAGAAGCGACAGCCGCAAGTGCATATGTTGGTGTAATTGATATTTCTATCGATCACAAAGGTCACTATATTCTCCGGGTGAAGGCGCTTGCGGACGGTATCGGCAAGGTGACCCAGGAGCAAGAGATCGGCCGAACGTAAGAGTTCCAGCCCTTCCTGGGGTGTCAACCGTTCGCCCGCCTGGACTTTAGCCGTTATCCTTTTCATCTTCTGCCCTCCACAATTTGACGTTAACGGGAGCAGGAAGCAATCCCTGTTGGTAGGTATATTGATAAAAAGTATGCAGCCCTTCCAGGTGTTTCGGTGTCAAATCGTACTGGAGGTGGTGGAAATAGTCTATAAGGTCTGGAAGGGGCAATCCGGTAAGGGAAGAAGCCTGGGAAGCCAGCAAGGCCAGATGCTGCCTCCCCCATTCCTTAGCGGCCATTAAGCCCTGCCATATTTCTTTTAAAAGGCCGGGAGAACTTCGGGCGAATTCTTCTTGCACCACCACCAGGGCGAATACCATATGTTGGCCGGTAAACCGCTGCCACTCCCGGCCCAAGTCGTATATGTATAACCCCTGTTGGCGGTTGACTTGCAACAGGGCCTCATCGCCGATAACGAGGGTGGCTTCCGGGTCCGACCACCAGGGAGAAGTGCCCGGTGGCCGGGTAAAAAACTTTACTTGAAGGTTATAAAATCTTTCCACCAGGATGGACAATAAAGCCACACTGGTGGCCGAATAGGGCGTAAGGGAAACCCGTTTGCCTGCTAGTTCCGGCAAGGGCACTTTGCTCAGCAGAGCCACACTTTTTACCGGCCCCCAGGAAGAAATGGACAGGTCGGGGAGTACCAGGAATTTGTCGCATTGCTCGGCATAAGCAAAGGACGACACGGCACTGATTTCTATATGGCCCTCGGTCAAAGCCCGGTTTAACTCGCTGGGATGGCCGTAAACTATCTGCGCCGGAATCTTTACCAGACCTTCTTCCAGTGCATAGAAAATAGGCAGGCAATTAATGTAACTGATCCTGCCTATGCGTGGACGGCTCATCCGGTTCCACTCCTGGGATTAATTTTAGGGGTAGCGGCGTACTATGTTATAAAGGGTGTCCCGCTCCACCGGAACCCTTCCTGCTTCCCGTATCAGACGCAAGAACTCCTCCGCCGGTTGATATTGGGGAGTCTCAGCTCCGGCGTCGTGGGCGATGCGCTCTTCCCTCACCGTACCATCGAGGTCATCGACTCCAAAGTTCAGGGCAATTTGGGCCATCTTGGGGGTAAGCATTATCCAGAAGGCCTTTATGTGGTCGAAGTTGTCCAAAAGCAACCTGGCTATGGCCAGGGTTTTTAAATCGTCATAACCGGTGGTCGGAGGGAGTTCGGACAATCCGGTGTTGGACGGGTGAAAGGGTAGGGGAATAAAGGCGAGAAAGCCTCCCGTTTCGTCCTGGAGGCGGCGGAGGGCCAGCAAGTGGTCTATCCGGTCGGCCAGGCTTTCAATATGCCCGTAAAGCATGGTGGCGTTAGAGCGGATTCCCAAACTGTGGGCTACGGCGTGAACTTCCAGCCACTGCTCGCCGCTTATCTTGCGGGGGCAGATTCTCTGACGTATCTCCGGATTAAAGATCTCCGCTCCACCACCGGGCAAAGATCCTAAACCTGCTTCCCTCAGGCGCACTAAAACTTCCTTAAGGCTCAAACCGGATATTTCGCTCAGAAAAGCTATTTCTACTGCATCAAAGGCCTGCAGATGGGCCTGGGGAAGTATTTCTTTTATTATTCTCAGCATGTTTTCGTAATAGCTAAAGGGAATTTCCGGATTAAGCCCACCTACAATGTGAATTTCCGTGGGATTATATTTTTTAAATTGCCGGGCTTTCTCGGCTATTTCTTCCAGGCTTAAGGTGTAAGCGCCCTCCGCGTCGGGGGTTCTACCAAAGGCACAGAAGCGGCAGAGGTTGCGGCAGACGTTGGTGTAGTTAATGTGGGCGTTGTTGATGAAATACACTTCGTCGCCCACCTTCCGGCGGCGGGCGTAGTCGGCCAGATAGCCTATGGCTAAAAGATCGTTGGTTTCCATTAGCCGCAGACCGTCTTCCCGATTTAACCTCTCCCCCTGGAACACCTTCTCAGCAATATCACCTAAAGGACCTTTAAGGATGGCTTCCTCCAGCATGCCTTTCCCCTCTTTACTGAGAGTTGTCCCCCCGGCGGCGGGCACGGCCGATATTTTCCGGCCGTAGCAGGGTGTCCTTGCGCAGTTCCCGGCATCCGCAGGAAGAATCCAGATGGATTTCCATCAACGCCTGCAAGATCAGGCGGGCGAAGGGTTCGGCCCCTTCAAAGAAAATGTCCTTTAAAACTTTGTGTTCCCAGGGTTTGACCGTACCCTCGGCATAATTGACCACCAGATAAATACCCGCAAAACAGGCGCCTATCTCCCGGGCAAGGTACACTTCGGGACATAATGTCTGACCCACAATATCGGCTCCCCACTGCCGGAAGACTTTAATCTCCGCCTCGCTTTCAAAATGGCGGCCTTCGGTAACCAGATATGTCCCGCGGCTGAAAACCCGGTTCAGGGGCTGGGCCCCGGCTACCCTGACCAGGGTTTCATGCAGGGAAGGGCATATGGGCCGCCGCATTATGCACAAATAGTCCTCGCCCAGGGCCACATCTCGCCGCTGGGAAAAATCTATATAATCAGTAGGGACGACGATATCCAGGGGATCTAAGAGCGGATTGATGCTTCCCACTCCACCTTCGGCCACGACTTTTCTGACCCCGGCCTGGCGCAAAACCCAGAATAGGCGGCGAGAAGCCTCTCCCCAGGAAACTCCCGGTAACCGGCCGTGCATTTTGACCGTTAGCACCAGCCGCGGAGGAGTTGTGGGTAGGGAGAAGAGCTTCAAGGCGGGGCTTGGCCCCCACGGGGTGGCGTAAACTAATCCGTCCTCTAATACTTCCACGCCCGGCCAAGCCAGGTCTTCGGGGAGACGGAGGGAAAAAGTACCTGAACCTCCAATTAAGGCTATGGGCACCTGCGGTATCTCCGTCGGCTGCGTACAGCTCATATGACCTCTCCTCTTTAGTAGTTACTGTACCCCTTTTATTGTCGCGGCGTCAAGAGGTCCTGTCAATGGCTTTGGTCGCTGAGTTATCCCCGGTTTTTAAGAGCGTGATTTAGCTCGTAAGCGAACGACTTGAGCCAAACGGAACACAGATCTTTTGGGGAATTAAGGCTGGGGGCGGGGTCGAGGCCGGAGAGGCCTGCAACCGGCCCCTGAAACGCGGAAATCCAATGAGCCGGGAACCCCGCCGGCATAGCAAAATTGAGAACCAGTATCGGCCCGCGAGGCTATTGGTGCGAGGGGAAACTAAATCACCCATGGCTAAAAAGTGGGGATAGCTCAGCCCTGCACGGTCTCGCTTCCCGGCTTCCTTCCCTCCGGCAACCGTAGGGGTTACGCCGGCCGTAAAAGGGCTTTAAAAGGGAGGTGTGGCCGGAAGCTGCCTCTTATGCCGGCTTCGGGCTATAAGCTCGTCAATGCGCTTGGCAGCCGCCGGGGGAGCTTCGCCGGTGAGGAGGTAGCGGTCCAGCACGGCATAGGTTAGCCCCATTTCGCCTTCATCGGTTTGACCCTCCCATAAACCGGCAGAAGGGGGCTTGTTAATAATTGTTTCCGGAATGTTAAGATGGCGGGCCAACTCCCGTACTTGGGCCTTTACCAGATTGGCAAGGGGCAAAATATCAACCCCGCCGTCGCCGTATTTGGTAAAGTAGCCTACGGTAACCTCACTTTTGTTGCCCGTACCGACCACCAGGTAGTTCAATTGATTGGCCCAGTAGTAGAGGGCAGTCATGCGCAAGCGGGGCTTAATATTGGCCAGGGCAAGGGAGCGCTCGCCGGGAACATAGGGGCTGCCCCTTAAGGCTTCTACCAAAGCGTTATAAACTCCATCCAAGACTACCGTCTTAGTGGGGAGGGCCAAGCTTCGGGCCACCAGTTCGGCATCGGCAGCATCCCGGGGATTGCTATGGCAGGGCATGATCAAGCCCAGGCTATTTTCCGGGAAGGCCTGTTTACAGAG
Coding sequences:
- the mqnE gene encoding aminofutalosine synthase MqnE; the encoded protein is MLEEAILKGPLGDIAEKVFQGERLNREDGLRLMETNDLLAIGYLADYARRRKVGDEVYFINNAHINYTNVCRNLCRFCAFGRTPDAEGAYTLSLEEIAEKARQFKKYNPTEIHIVGGLNPEIPFSYYENMLRIIKEILPQAHLQAFDAVEIAFLSEISGLSLKEVLVRLREAGLGSLPGGGAEIFNPEIRQRICPRKISGEQWLEVHAVAHSLGIRSNATMLYGHIESLADRIDHLLALRRLQDETGGFLAFIPLPFHPSNTGLSELPPTTGYDDLKTLAIARLLLDNFDHIKAFWIMLTPKMAQIALNFGVDDLDGTVREERIAHDAGAETPQYQPAEEFLRLIREAGRVPVERDTLYNIVRRYP
- a CDS encoding MTAP family purine nucleoside phosphorylase produces the protein MSCTQPTEIPQVPIALIGGSGTFSLRLPEDLAWPGVEVLEDGLVYATPWGPSPALKLFSLPTTPPRLVLTVKMHGRLPGVSWGEASRRLFWVLRQAGVRKVVAEGGVGSINPLLDPLDIVVPTDYIDFSQRRDVALGEDYLCIMRRPICPSLHETLVRVAGAQPLNRVFSRGTYLVTEGRHFESEAEIKVFRQWGADIVGQTLCPEVYLAREIGACFAGIYLVVNYAEGTVKPWEHKVLKDIFFEGAEPFARLILQALMEIHLDSSCGCRELRKDTLLRPENIGRARRRGDNSQ
- the nadE gene encoding NAD(+) synthase, whose translation is MGVEELAGRLVSWIQEKVHESGCQGVVLGLSGGLDSAVVAALCKQAFPENSLGLIMPCHSNPRDAADAELVARSLALPTKTVVLDGVYNALVEALRGSPYVPGERSLALANIKPRLRMTALYYWANQLNYLVVGTGNKSEVTVGYFTKYGDGGVDILPLANLVKAQVRELARHLNIPETIINKPPSAGLWEGQTDEGEMGLTYAVLDRYLLTGEAPPAAAKRIDELIARSRHKRQLPATPPF